The Panicum hallii strain FIL2 chromosome 9, PHallii_v3.1, whole genome shotgun sequence genome has a window encoding:
- the LOC112876364 gene encoding type IV inositol polyphosphate 5-phosphatase 11 — protein MGNCSSLTLPTWRSQLQSNSLVSIDEGGTHDGIKTIPIQKACEFTTNSVLCVCIITWNMNGKMSVEDITKLGRSNRKFDLLVVGLQEAPKCDVSQVLQETMADTHILLGQKSMQSLQMLIFGSKSSENHIREMKVDKQAVGGFGGMIGRKKGAVAMYINFSGIRMVFVSCHLAAHEHKVEKRNSEFQRISQSLFSKYGIPYAQSADITVWLGDLNYRLEGISSIPARKMIEENRQSKLRGKDQLLQEAEKGEVFNGYYEGTLTFKPTYKYDVGSSIYDTSHKIRVPSWTDRILFKVDHSSGLDAVLSSYESLDCVRSSDHKPVKAHLCLKVRSGDD, from the exons ATGGGCAACTGCAGCAGCCTTACTCTTCCAACATG GAGAAGCCAGCTACAGAGTAACAGCCTGGTTTCTATTGATGAGGGTGGGACTCACGATGGCATAAAGACAATTCCAATTCAGAAAGCTTGTGAATTCACCACCAACTCTGTGCTCTGTGTGTGTATCATCACTTGGAACATGAATGGCAAG ATGTCTGTGGAAGATATAACAAAATTGGGGAGATCCAACAGAAAGTTTGATTTGCTAGTTGTTGGACTGCAAGAGGCACCAAAATGTGATGTTTCACAAGTTCTGCAAGAAACCATGGCTGACACACACAT TCTATTGGGTCAGAAAAGCATGCAGTCTCTTCAGATGCTTATTTTCGGATCAAAGAGTTCAGAGAACCACATCAGAG AGATGAAGGTGGACAAACAGGCAGTTGGAGGTTTTGGGGGTATGATTGGGAGAAAGAAGGGAGCTGTGGCCATGTACATCAATTTCAGTGGGATCCGGATGGTTTTTGTGTCCTGCCATCTTGCAG CTCATGAACACAAGGTGGAGAAGAGGAACTCAGAATTCCAGCGTATTTCACAGTCACTCTTCTCCAAGTATGGCATCCCATATGCCCAATCGGCTGATATAACAGTGTGGCTTGGTGATCTCAATTATAGACTCGAAGGAATAAGCTCGATACCTGCAAGGAAGATGATTGAGGAGAATCGTCAGAGT AAGCTAAGAGGCAAAGATCAACTTCTGCAAGAAGCTGAAAAGGGTGAAGTGTTCAATGGGTACTACGAAGGGACTCTGACGTTTAAGCCAACATACAAATACGATGTCGGAAGTAGCATCTATGATACAAGTCATAAG ATAAGAGTGCCTTCTTGGACAGACAGGATATTGTTCAAGGTCGACCATTCTTCAGGCTTGGATGCAGTATTAAGCTCATATGAATCCCTCGATTGTGTTAGGAGCTCCGATCACAAGCCTGTTAAAGCGCATCTTTGTCTGAAAGTACGCAGTGGGGATGATTGA
- the LOC112873635 gene encoding probable E3 ubiquitin-protein ligase ARI1, producing the protein MASDEEEEEYGYFYDDDDAEEDASAGLEQAAAPPPERRADYWAITQESLPTAQKEDLSTVMNLLNVKQHQARALLIHHRWRMDGVYDRLDKGRERMLRDAGIVLQENNIMAAAGSTMPWRIMHCNVCFEDIPMGVVLTMDCGHCFCNDCWTQHFYAAVESGKKQIRCMEVKCPAFCDEDHVRRLLGRKYPEMAKRFNRFLLESYLEDNDSVKWCPSAPNCGRAIRVGTGERYCEVECPCSLSFCFNCMAHAHSPCPCTIWEKWNAKRTEGENIKWILANTKSCPKCFKAIEKNGGCNLVRCNCGQCMCWLCGGGTGLDHTWTSIAGHSCNRYKEETRGKTADSSREQMQRYKHYYDRFKIHGDSYGVEKQKLGPTLLERVRLLEADLKRPLTIRDGDWLIRAHRRLLVSRQVLSRSYAFAYYMFGGELRTRPCGRAGLAVARNLFEDQQEQLEQHVERLSELLAGADAAAMPEAEIVQAKQKAVTLVKTVERLCGEMYKCIQDELLTLLVEPMTIAAYRPDGPDKAEELTA; encoded by the exons ATGGCgagcgacgaggaggaggaggagtacgGCTACTtctacgacgacgacgacgccgagGAGGACGCCTCCGCCGGCCTGGAgcaggccgccgcgccgccgccggagcgccGCGCGGACTACTGG GCCATTACACAAGAGTCCCTTCCCACTGCACAG AAAGAAGATCTGTCTACAGTCATGAATTTGCTCAACGTAAAACAACATCAAGCACGAGCTCTCCTCATCCACCACCGGTGGAGGATGGATGGCGTCTATGATCGCTTAGATAAGGGGCGAGAGCGCATGCTCAGAGATGCAGGAATTGTGCTGCAGGAGAATAATATTATGGCAGCAGCTGGCTCAACAATGCCATGGAGAATTATGCACTGCAATGTGTGTTTTGAGGACATCCCCATGGGTGTAGTCTTGACCATGGACTGTGGGCATTGCTTCTGCAATGATT GTTGGACGCAGCATTTCTATGCTGCCGTAGAAAGTGGCAAGAAGCAGATTAGGTGCATGGAGGTGAAGTGCCCGGCCTTCTGTGATGAGGACCACGTGCGGCGTCTCCTTGGCCGGAAATACCCTGAAATGGCCAAGCGGTTCAATCGCTTCCTGCTCGAGTCCTACCTTGAGGACAACGACTCTGTGAAGTGGTGCCCCAGCGCCCCAAACTGTGGCCGCGCAATCCGTGTGGGCACTGGTGAGCGGTACTGTGAGGTGGAGTGCCCCTGCAGCTTAAGCTTCTGCTTTAACTGCATGGCACATGCACATTCGCCGTGCCCGTGCACCATATGGGAGAAATGGAATGCCAAGCGTACGGAGGGAGAGAACATCAAGTGGATCCTCGCTAACACCAAGAGCTGCCCCAAATGTTTTAAGGCCATCGAGAAGAATGGTGGCTGCAACCTTGTCCGCTGCAACTGCGGCCAGTGTATGTG TTGGCTCTGCGGTGGAGGGACCGGCTTGGACCACACGTGGACCAGCATCGCCGGCCACAGCTGCAACCGTTACAAGGAGGAGACCCGCGGGAAGACCGCGGACAGTAGCAGGGAGCAGATGCAGCGGTACAAGCACTACTACGACCGGTTCAAGATCCACGGCGACTCGTACGGCGTGGAGAAGCAGAAGCTGGGGCCAACCCTGCTGGAGCGGGTGAGGCTGCTGGAGGCAGACCTCAAGCGGCCGCTGACGATCCGCGACGGGGACTGGCTGATCCGCGCGCACCGGCGCCTGCTGGTGTCGCGGCAGGTGCTGTCGCGGTCGTACGCGTTCGCCTACTACATGTTCGGCGGCGAGCTGCGGACAAGGCCCTGCGGCCGGGCGGGCCTGGCCGTGGCGCGGAACCTGTTCGAGGACCAGCAGGAGCAGCTGGAGCAGCACGTGGAGCGCCTGTCCGAGTTGCTCGCGGGCGCGGACGCGGCGGCGATGCCCGAGGCGGAGATCGTGCAGGCGAAGCAGAAGGCCGTCACGCTCGTCAAGACCGTGGAGAGGCTGTGCGGGGAGATGTACAAGTGCATCCAGGACGAGCTGCTCACGCTGCTCGTCGAGCCCATGACCATCGCGGCGTACCGGCCGGACGGCCCCGACAAGGCCGAGGAGCTCACGGCGTAA
- the LOC112872739 gene encoding probable E3 ubiquitin-protein ligase ARI2 produces the protein MDSDDDEDEAMEGDDGGGDDDFYVDDCGHEEDPVRRERPLEFSAIKKESLSVAQQQDLSMVMGMFNIKQHHARALLIHYRWDTYRLNDHLERKGQDRMLMEAGVVLQQESNSVVPPPAASKKRKLSRKKVTCEVCFEDSSPGAFWTMDCGHSFCNDCWTGHFVAALDGGNKQIRCMAFKCPAICDEDMVRRLLGRRDPAAAERFHDFLLRSYVDDNSAVKWCPSVPHCGRAVRLAAADGEPPVCEVECPCGASFCFRCAAPAHSPCPCAMWERWEAKGRGEAENIKWLLANTKSCPKCFKPIIKDGGCNLVTCKCGQHLCWLCGGATGLSHTWTSIANHSCNRFEAEEKKKVDDAKRQVRRYEHYYNRFQSHGVSCRAEREQLGPAVAARAARLESHGGSLITDASWLGNAYRRLLGCRQALTRSYVFAYYMFDGEETPTRPLEPGSLSMAQRQDLFEDYQEQVEANVERLSRLLATDDAAELPEEEEILRVRQHAINLTGTVEKLCRQMYSCIQDELLPMLVEPMSIMSYQPGGPSTASEFPA, from the exons ATGGacagcgacgacgacgaggatgaGGCGATGGAgggggacgacggcggcggtgacgATGACTTCTACGTCGACGACTGCGGCCATGAGGAGGACCCCGTGCGGCGGGAGCGCCCCCTGGAGTTCTCG GCCATTAAAAAGGAGTCCCTTTCGGTGGCACAG caacaagacctgtccATGGTGATGGGCATGTTCAACATAAAGCAGCACCACGCGCGTGCTCTCCTGATCCACTACCGGTGGGACACATATCGCCTCAACGACCACCTGGAGAGGAAAGGGCAAGACCGCATGCTCATGGAGGCAGGCGTCGTGTTGCAGCAGGAGAGCAACAGCGTGGTTCCACCACCAGCTGCCTCCAAGAAGAGGAAGCTCTCTCGAAAGAAGGTGACCTGCGAGGTGTGCTTCGAGGACTCCTCCCCGGGTGCCTTCTGGaccatggactgcgggcactcCTTCTGCAACGACTGCTGGACGGGACACTTCGTCGCCGCCCTCGACGGCGGCAACAAGCAGATCCGGTGCATGGCGTTCAAGTGCCCCGCCATCTGCGACGAGGACATGGTGCGGCGCCTCCTCGGCCGGAGGGACCCCGCCGCGGCGGAGCGGTTCCACGACTTCCTCCTCCGGTCGTACGTGGACGACAACAGCGCCGTGAAGTGGTGCCCCAGCGTCCCGCACTGCGGCCGCGCGGTCCGGCTGGCCGCCGCCGACGGGGAGCCGCCGGTGTGCGAGGTGGAGTGCCCCTGCGGCGCCAGCTTCTGCTTCCGGTGCGCGGCGCCCGCGCACTCGCCGTGCCCGTGCGCCATGTGGGAGCGCTGGGAGGCCAAGGGCCGCGGCGAGGCCGAGAACATCAAGTGGCTGCTCGCCAACACCAAGAGCTGCCCCAAGTGCTTCAAGCCCATCATCAAGGACGGCGGCTGCAACCTTGTGACCTGCAAGTGCGGGCAGCATCTCTG CTGGCTTTGCGGCGGCGCCACCGGGTTGTCTCACACCTGGACCAGCATCGCCAACCACAGCTGCAACCGCTTCGaggcggaggagaagaagaaggtggACGACGCCAAGCGGCAGGTGCGGCGGTACGAGCACTACTACAACCGGTTCCAGAGCCACGGCGTGTCGTGCCGGGCGGAGCGCGAGCAGCTGGggccggccgtggcggcgcgcgcggcgaggcTGGAGTCGCACGGCGGCTCCCTGATCACGGACGCGTCGTGGCTGGGCAACGCGTACCGGAGGCTGCTGGGGTGCCGCCAGGCGCTGACGCGCTCGTACGTGTTCGCCTACTACATGTTCGACGGCGAGGAGACGCCGACCCGGCCGCTGGAGCCCGGGAGCCTGTCCATGGCGCAGCGGCAGGACCTGTTCGAGGACTACCAGGAGCAGGTGGAGGCTAACGTGGAGCGGCTGTCCAGGCTGCTGGCGACGGACGACGCGGCCGAGctgccggaggaggaggagatccTGCGGGTGAGGCAGCACGCCATCAACCTCACCGGGACCGTCGAGAAGCTGTGCCGGCAGATGTACAGCTGCATCCAGGACGAGCTGCTGCCGATGCTCGTCGAGCCCATGTCCATCATGTCGTACCAGCCCGGCGGCCCCAGCACGGCCAGCGAATTTCCAGCATGA
- the LOC112876365 gene encoding mitochondrial import receptor subunit TOM6 homolog, with protein sequence MFLGSIPRRPSKEAAYKQLRSHLTVMATCVAVIRAAPYILHFLTRDGDVQELKLEL encoded by the coding sequence ATGTTCCTCGGCTCGATCCCGCGGCGCCCGAGCAAGGAGGCGGCGTACAAGCAGCTGCGGTCGCACCTCACCGTCATGGCCACCTGCGTCGCCGTCATCCGCGCCGCCCCCTACATCCTCCACTTCCTCACCCGCGACGGCgacgtccaggagctcaagctcGAGCTCTAG
- the LOC112875226 gene encoding exocyst complex component SEC3A-like: MAKSSADDAELRRACAAAVAASGARGEEVVFSIRVAKGRGIFEKLGRLAKPRVLALTVKQSSRGEANKAFLRVLKYSSGAVLEPAKLYKLKHLTKVEVISNDPSGCTFVLGFDNLRSQSVAPPQWTMRNIDDRNRLLFCILNMCKEILSYLPKVVGIDIVELALWAKENTLTIDNQVSTQDGQETSVATQTERKVTVTVENDLVSQAKEEEEDMEALLDTYVMGIGEADAFSERLKQELVALEAANVYQLLESEPLIEEVLQGLDAASATVDDMDEWLRIFNLKLRHMREDIASIESRNNGLEMQSVNNKALMEELDKLLERLRIPQEFAASLTGGSFEESRMLKNVEACEWLTGAIRSLEVPNLDPCYVNMRAVREKKAELEKLKTTFVRRASEFLRNYFSSLVDFMISDKSYFSQRGQLKRPDHADLRYKCRTYARLLQHLKSLDKSCLGPLRKAYCHSLNLLLRREAREFANELRASTKAPKNPAVWLEGSNGSGHNGSSADTSTVSDAYSKMLTIFIPLLVDESSFFAHFMCFEVPALVPAGSPNVNKSKSGGNDADDDLGLMDPDGNDLKPDSTSAELGTLNEALQELLDGIQEDFYAVVDWAYKIDPLRCISMHGITERYLSGQKADAAGFVRKLLDDLESRISVQFSRFIDEACHQIERNERNVRQTGILAYIPRFAVLASRMEQYIQGQSRDLIDKAYTKLVSTMFATLEKIAQSDPKTADIVLIENYAAFQNSLYDLANVVPTLAKFYHQASESYELACTRHISSLIYLQFERLFQFNRKVEELTYTIAAEEIPFQLGLSKTDLRRVLKSSLSGIDKSIGAMYRRLQKTLTSDELFPSLWDKCKKEFLDKYESFVQMVSRIYGNEPIMSVAEMKEILASF, encoded by the exons ATGGCGAAGTCGAGCGCGGACGACGCGGAGCTGCGGcgcgcgtgcgccgccgccgtggcggcgtcgggcgcgcgcggcgaggaggtggtCTTCTCCATCCGCGTCGCCAAGGGCCGTGGCATCTTCGAGAAGCTCGGCAGGCTCGCCAAGCCCCGCGTCCTCGCGCTCACCG TTAAACAATCTTCAAGAGGCGAGGCAAACAAAGCTTTCCTCCGAGTATTAAAGTATTCATCTGGGGCAGTGCTTGAG CCAGCCAAACTTTACAAGCTGAAACATCTAACAAAGGTTGAGGTTATTTCCAATGATCCCAGTGGTTGTACATTTGTTCTG GGATTTGATAATCTTAGGAGTCAAAGTGTAGCGCCGCCACAATGGACAATGCGTAATATTGATGACAG aaATCGTCTGCTTTTTTGTATCCTGAACATGTGCAAGGAGATACTTAGTTATCTTCCGAAAGTTGTCGGAATTGATATTGTGGAGCTAGCTCTTTGGGCAAAG GAAAACACGTTGACCATAGATAATCAAGTGAGCACCCAAGATGGACAAGAAACATCAGTTGCTACTCAAACCGAGAGGAAAGTAACAGTAACTGTCGAAAATGATCTGGTATCCCAAGcaaaggaggaggaagaagacatGGAGGCACTTCTTGACAC GTATGTTATGGGTATAGGTGAAGCAGATGCGTTCTCTGAGAGATTGAAGCAGGAGCTTGTGGCTTTGGAAGCAGCAAATGTGTATCAATTACTGGAAAGTGAGCCGTTAATAGAGGAG GTCTTGCAGGGTCTGGATGCTGCTAGTGCAACTGTAGATGATATGGATGAGTGGTTACGGATTTTCAACCTGAAGCTTAGGCACATGAGAGAAGATATTGCATCG ATTGAATCACGTAACAACGGCTTGGAGATGCAGTCTGTAAATAACAAAGCACTTATGGAAGAGCTAGATAAATTGCTTGAACGTCTACGGATTCCACAGGAG TTTGCAGCATCGTTAACTGGAGGCTCATTTGAAGAGTCAAGGATGCTGAAAAATGTTGAGGCATGCGAATGGTTGACAGGGGCCATCCGCAGCCTTGAAGTTCCAAATCTGGACCCATGCTATGTCAACATGCGCGCT GTAAGAGAGAAAAAGGCAGAACTGGAGAAACTGAAAACAACTTTTGTTCGACGAGCATCAGAGTTTTTGCGGAACTACTTCTCCAGCTTGGTAGACTTCATGATAAGTGACAAAAGCTACTTTTCACAG CGAGGACAATTGAAGCGGCCTGATCATGCCGACCTTAGGTataagtgcaggacatacgcccgGCTTCTACAGCACTTAAAG agtctggacaagagCTGCTTAGGCCCCTTAAGGAAGGCATACTGTCATTCCCTTAATTTACTACTACGTCGAGAG GCACGTgaatttgccaatgaacttcGTGCAAGTACAAAAGCACCCAAGAATCCTGCTGTGTGGCTTGAAGGTTCAAATGGCTCTGGTCACAATGGAAGCAGTGCTGATACTTCAACAGTATCGGATGCATACTCAAAGATGCTCACAATATTTATCCCACTTCTTGTCGATGAG AGTTCCTTTTTTGCACATTTTATGTGCTTTGAAGTACCTGCACTTGTTCCAGCTGGTTCTCCTAATGTTAATAAGAGCAAATCTGGAGGAAATGACGCAGATGATGATCTGGGTCTTATGGATCCAGATGGCAATGATCTTAAACCTG ATAGTACATCTGCTGAACTGGGTACATTGAACGAAGCTCTTCAAGAACTACTTGATGGAATCCAG GAAGACTTCTACGCAGTTGTAGATTGGGCATACAAAATCGACCCCTTGCGCTGCATCTCCATGCATGGGATCACAGAGCGCTACCTTTCTGGACAGAAAGCTGATGCTGCAGGATTTGTTCGCAAACTACTTGATGACTTGGAATCAAGAATATCAGTACAGTTCAGCCGG TTTATTGATGAAGCATGCCATCAAATTGAGCGTAATGAAAGAAATGTTCGTCAAACCGGAATTCTAGCCTACATTCCAAG ATTTGCTGTCCTTGCATCACGGATGGAACAGTATATTCAAGGGCAGTCCAGAGATTTAATTGATAAAGCATACACAAAGCTA GTTAGCACAATGTTTGCAACTTTGGAGAAAATTGCACAGAGCGATCCTAAAACTGCAGATATTGTGCTGATAGAGAATTACGCTGCTTTCCAGAACAG TCTTTATGACTTGGCTAATGTTGTGCCAACACTTGCAAAATTCTACCATCAAGCCAGTGAATCATATGAACTAGCTTGCACTCGCCATATCAGCTCCCTCATTTACCTT CAATTTGAGAGATTGTTTCAGTTCAATCGTAAAGTTGAAGAATTGACATACACCATTGCTGCTGAGGAG ATCCCATTTCAGCTTGGATTGTCGAAAACTGACCTAAGGAGGGTTCTGAAGTCCAGTTTATCTGGG ATTGACAAGTCAATTGGCGCCATGTATAGGAGGTTACAGAAAACACTGACCTCTGATGAGCTGTTTCCTTCGCTGTGGGACAAGTGCAAG AAAGAATTTTTGGACAAGTACGAGAGCTTTGTTCAGATGGTATCACGGATCTATGGGAACGAGCCCATCATGTCGGTCGCCGAAATGAAAGAGATCCTCGCTAGCTTTTAG